The DNA segment cTTAAAATCATGTTAAATAAAGTAAGTCAATGAAAAAAGAATCATACTCAATTTGCAAAAAGATCATAATAATGACATACTGAAATTtccacaaatttaaaaattgttaagatATACTAATCTTATGGACTTCAAATTTTAGATATTTGAATAAGAAACAAGAGCATTATCACCACTAAATATCCAAAACATTAGATAGAATATACTCCACGAATTCATTCAAAAGGCACAGGCGtccatttataaaattataaatagtcataatatttattttgaaaaaaagctTTGTAATCTTTGCTATTATCGAATACTAATGCTATAAAATCCCAATTGTATTTGGTCGGTCATGTACAGAATTCTCATGAGATCTTCCCTTCGTTTTCTCTCTAATACATCAGGCTATATTTATCAGATATTTAAGCTTTATTCAAGCTTCAggttatacatatattctctGTTTTAGGTCCATCCACACATTTAACCCGACAGTAAACTGctacattttccattttagtatacatatgtatttatataaattgtataatggTATAATCTAATtggcaaaaatataatgataTTCTACGGCAcgtaaaaaaggaaaaacaatcATATCGTATAGCACTTAGACAGCTAATAacttaaaatgcatatttaagaAAAAGAGTTATAGTTAAAAAAATGGTTGACGAACATCGATTTTGCTTGCGGTAGCAGATAATGGAATTTAAGGTCAAGACCAGAACTGAACTTTACCAGGAAAATACCACGGGACAATAAATGGGCAGTTTTAATTGAGAGATATGAACGTTAGGGAATATAAAGATTGAGTTTCGGTATTGGCGGAAAAAGTCACTTAAAGTCATGTCATGGCCCTTAGGTGACATGTTTATCTAAGTATTCTCGCTGACTCGTGACATGGCATGACTCCAAATTCCATTGGATTGAACGAATGCGTCAGCAATGGACACTGTGGTGGAAATACTCTTCAGAAGCCATCACATAGCCATTGGGTAACATGATGACTCGAAATACAATTTGAGCAGTCGTTCGATTCGCTTCAAAGTCTACGATGGCATCCGATACTGAGTCACATTGTACTTAAGATTAGCTATAGTGCTCATATGAATAGATATTATTCATAGTGTGATGAGTAGAATCCAAAGTCAAATCGAAGTCTTCAATGGAAGATCTTTTTTGATATGTTGCTATGAATATTGTTGCCTGAGGAAGTACTTAAGTgttcgcatttatttttagattttaaaCTCGTGCAAAGATAGTTAAAGCAGCACTTCTACCAATAAATAGAGAAGCCCCTTGTACCTCTCCGCTTCTCAGTTCCCCAGTCTATCTCtcagggtgtgtgtgtgtgattttttaGCAAGCCgctttcatattttattttattaagcaaaaagtaaatgtaCAAGTAAACAGTGACTGCAAACacgctcgcacacacacactcactcccACCTACTTGTTTTGCAATGTGTGTGAGCTACCCCAGACTAGGAGAACACGCCCCCTCCACTCTCCTCATCGCAATGTCATATGAACGCCCCATTATTTACTTAACGTAAGTTAAACATTCACCTCCATCTCCTGCCGCTCTACCCTCTTCTCCTCCACCACTTGCTGCCCCCTCCCAGTATTGCCGGAATTGCTTCTTTTGGGGCATCGGGGCTGGGGTGTAGATGTGTTTGTGGGTTGGGGTTGCTTGGGGTTTTCgttgcaaaaccaaaaaagaaacaaacagaAATTCTCGTAAAGTGGAACGTGAGAGGTTGGAGAGGACAGGAGTGGCAGTAGCTGTGTGGGGAGTGGGGGCTGGGGTAATGGAAGCCCACTTGGCTTACCTGCCAGCAAAGGCTGCCTAGTCAAAGAGCTGTCGTCGATGCTAAGCGCAAGTTCCGTCTACGTCCCTGCTGTGTGCCGTCTCCAAACCTCTCTTCTCACTCTCCCACTcactcagtctctctctctctatctttttGGACGTCCGGGTTTGTGAGTGGCGTAAACAAACCGCCATGAAATATGCAGCAGGCTTTCCGGGAAGGCGCacaaaaaatgatttatgtgGATGCCATGGaaaacaacgaacaacgaacaacgagcGATGAACgatgaacaacaacagaaaaaaacaacaacaacaaataacgaatgcccaaaagcaacaaaaatatttgtaacaaaaacaaaatcaactgATTTCTCAACTTGGCTCTGAGCCCACTCGCTGCAGAGTTCTGTCTCTCCCGTCTCCCCGTTTCTCTTGACCTGCCTACCATCGTCCATTTGCCATCacagtttcttttgtttttgtctttttcaTGGCTATGAAAAATGTGAGAATCCAAATGTTGCCGTCTGAAAACTAAGGATCTAAGTCAGTTTCTTTCTAagatttaaagaaatataagataattttttgatttacttaAGATTATAactaaaagaagaaataatcTACTTTAGTTAAAAATGGATTACATTGTGGATAGCCAACCATATTCACGTGTTCCTAAAATTATCTTGACTTTGAAACCGATTGTAGAATGTTAGTCGACTTTAGCATTCATACAGGTTTATTTGTAACCAGTGCAACGGGTAGTGGATTCAGTAATATTCTTCATATATAACACCTTAATTTTGTTggttacaaatttttaaacctaaaaataaatgaatttccaaataaatttaaagtctGAAATAACAGCTATctgataaattaattttttgttaaatacttCGGATTAGCTGTCTGAggataaaataatttttgctaTCCGgtgacaaataaaaaaaacccaGTTAtctttggttttatttaagtAACACATTTTAAGGTCCAAATTGTataagattaaaataaatgttaagttATGAATTCGGAACCGCAGATGAATTTGGAAAAAAGTCAGACGCAACTTAAAGGAAACGCATGCCATGATGTctgtaaataatattgttagATCCAATGACATTAAACTATATTACTACCAATCACTAGATGACCGATGTCAATTGGGCAGCCTACAACGCGTTTCGCTGTGATCTGGCCAAAGTGCACAAGaccttctgctgctgcaccCAAACGGACTTTACCGAGGAAGTCGGCACGTTGACAGACCCCTCGCAGGGTTGGAAGTACGTAGGTCAGCCGGCGGCACGATGGAGAAGCAAAAGCTTACCTCCAAAATGCAGGGAAGCAATATGGAATCAATGAAACTGCCAGGCGAAGCTGAGAAGCAAACACCACAAAGCAGCGTCTCAAATGGCGGCGAGAAGCCGCTCAAAACTCTGCTGGAGGCAAGAGAGAAACGCGACTTGCCGCACAAAACCAACTCTGAAAGCAGCTGCGAATCCTATTTGAAACCCACAAACTGCGAACAACCATCCACCTCTGGTCTGGGATGTGCTAGTGAATCCTCCATTAGTGggtgcagcagcatcagcaccaTTGGCAGTGCTCGACTCACAGAGTCTCAAACATCAGGATATACTACCGAGAGCAGCTACCAGACGGCAACAGCGGACATCGGCAGCTACGCTAATCCTCGACGATCCAGCAATTATCTGCGTGAGATTCATGTGGGCGTGGAGCGCAGTGCGACGGGTCGTCAGATCCAGGAGATTCGCAGCGATCTGAGGAGTCTGCTTTGCAATGAGGTTGCACTTATCAATGAGGCATCGGGAGGTAGACAACACGCCATCTATTTAATTGCGTATAGCTTTATGTAGATAAATACATGCTCCAAATTTCTAGTCTCGCTTTAACCACTTGCTATACTAACTAATGATACTGTCTTTGTACGTCTTTCTGGACGAATGGGAGGCATCATTCGCTTGTTGACATTATGACAAATTGCGTgcgcaaaaggcaacaaaagcCGTGGGTTCCTTTCCCATTCAGGAAGGATGTCGGAAGGAAACAACAAGGCAAAGTGATACGCTTAAGGGCCGTCATAACCCAGCAGGCTGGCAGAGAAGGGTAGAGACGGGGTGTTCCATCTACGTTAATAGGAAAGCCACACAAGGAACGGCTAACGAACGGCACGCGGCAAGCGGGCGGTCGCCCGGTCGAGCGACAAGTGCGCGAGCGCTTTGGTCGAGGGTTGACTGTGGTTGTACCGAGTAGGAGCGGGCCAGGGAAGGGACGGGATGGGACGGGAGCAGGGGTTGCTGTTTGTCCAGTGCTAAGTGCACGACCAAAGACCATAGGCAAGTGGAAATGACAAGcatatttacacaatttttgaCAGGCCCGAAAAAACAAATGCGATACCGAGCTGGAACTCAAGTTCGCGCCGAAGGAGCTGCGAACGGGTGAAACCGAACACCCGTGGGTGCAGCGAACGTTCCTCACTCCCCTTGCTACGCTctcacgcagcagcagcagcaacagcaaaggcacGCACCCAAAACTCgataaatatgtttatgtgcaaataacaaaatatttgtcgaTTGCCGGTTCTTCAACTGTGTGCTCAGGCAACAGGGGTAGGGGAAGGTCGCTTCGGGGAGTTCAGGGTAGGGGGGAAGCACCGCAAGcgcataattcaatttttctgCTCGTTTTGCACGGCGCTCAATGAACGTCGCTCAATTCCGCTGGGATGTGTCCATGCGTTGTATGCAACGCGGGATTGGGTCTGATCTGCGCTGTCAGGAAGTTTTTCCTCCCGTTGTGTGCATATTAGCGACACGTGGCCTCTCTCTGcgtctctctttcgctctcctTTCAGCCTGGGCAT comes from the Drosophila sulfurigaster albostrigata strain 15112-1811.04 chromosome 2L, ASM2355843v2, whole genome shotgun sequence genome and includes:
- the LOC133850140 gene encoding uncharacterized protein LOC133850140 isoform X1 — protein: MNSEPQMNLEKSQTQLKGNACHDMTDVNWAAYNAFRCDLAKVHKTFCCCTQTDFTEEVGTLTDPSQGWKYVGQPAARWRSKSLPPKCREAIWNQ
- the LOC133850140 gene encoding uncharacterized protein LOC133850140 isoform X2, with protein sequence MMSMTDVNWAAYNAFRCDLAKVHKTFCCCTQTDFTEEVGTLTDPSQGWKYVGQPAARWRSKSLPPKCREAIWNQ